Proteins from one Bacteroidota bacterium genomic window:
- a CDS encoding AtpZ/AtpI family protein has translation MKTEEEKISGILQTAAPYMTLGLQIAAAVVLFLFIGKFADEQFGTKPWLMVAGIVIGFTGGMIHFFREVIALSNKEEHERRNKV, from the coding sequence ATGAAAACCGAAGAGGAAAAAATAAGCGGAATTTTGCAGACTGCCGCGCCATATATGACGCTCGGGCTGCAGATAGCGGCAGCGGTTGTGCTGTTTCTCTTTATCGGAAAATTTGCCGATGAACAATTTGGAACAAAGCCGTGGTTGATGGTTGCAGGAATTGTGATCGGCTTTACGGGAGGGATGATCCATTTTTTCCGCGAGGTAATAGCATTAAGCAATAAAGAGGAACATGAGCGCCGCAATAAAGTTTGA
- a CDS encoding aminotransferase class V-fold PLP-dependent enzyme, whose protein sequence is MINLPEKYRSLFPHLKTGKLWLNHAAISPLNSRTKNAIDQYLKNRSEGTVDDFPQIVQISNNTKQQIGTIIHASPKRIGFVNNTSDGLNILANGIDWKSGDRILLNDMEFPSNVVPFLNLKRIGVEIDFIKNHDGEISLDDIEAAITPRTKVLSISFVQFLSGFKCDLPNIGALCKRKNVIFCVDAIQGVGSTPIDVIESHIDFLSCGGHKWMLSMMGIGFIYLTEEMQSRIQQQYAGWTSNKDYFTNLFDYRLDFDDSARRYENGAQNNAGIVALGESAALLNEAGIKNIHSHLLSLTDMVMDFADRHRIEPITPREHRKRTGIVTLKIPNAEKVFQELNLRNIIVSLREGKIRISPHFYNTTGDIERVCEAIKHIIL, encoded by the coding sequence ATGATAAACCTCCCCGAAAAATACCGATCGTTATTTCCCCATCTGAAAACGGGAAAACTCTGGCTGAACCACGCCGCAATTAGTCCATTAAACAGCCGTACAAAAAATGCAATCGATCAGTATCTAAAAAACCGTTCCGAAGGAACCGTCGACGATTTTCCGCAGATTGTCCAGATCAGCAATAATACAAAACAACAGATCGGAACAATCATTCATGCATCACCGAAACGGATTGGGTTCGTAAACAATACATCCGATGGACTCAACATTTTAGCCAACGGAATCGACTGGAAGAGTGGCGATAGAATTCTTTTAAATGATATGGAATTCCCATCGAATGTCGTTCCATTCCTGAACCTGAAACGGATTGGTGTAGAAATTGATTTTATTAAAAATCACGATGGTGAAATTTCTTTGGATGATATTGAAGCAGCAATCACTCCGCGAACGAAAGTGTTATCGATCAGTTTTGTTCAATTTCTTTCCGGATTCAAATGCGATCTTCCGAACATTGGTGCGCTGTGTAAACGAAAGAATGTCATCTTCTGCGTTGATGCCATTCAGGGAGTCGGATCAACACCCATTGACGTGATTGAATCGCACATCGATTTCCTCTCGTGCGGCGGGCACAAGTGGATGCTTTCCATGATGGGAATAGGGTTTATTTATCTCACAGAAGAGATGCAGTCGCGAATCCAACAACAGTATGCGGGATGGACTAGCAACAAGGATTATTTTACGAATCTTTTTGACTATCGCTTGGATTTCGACGACTCTGCAAGACGATACGAGAATGGTGCACAAAACAACGCAGGAATTGTTGCTCTGGGTGAATCAGCAGCGTTGTTGAACGAAGCAGGAATAAAAAATATTCATTCTCATCTTCTCTCCCTTACCGATATGGTGATGGACTTTGCTGATCGCCATCGCATTGAACCTATAACTCCGAGGGAACATCGCAAACGAACAGGAATCGTAACATTGAAAATACCGAACGCTGAAAAAGTATTTCAAGAATTGAATCTTCGAAACATTATCGTTTCATTGCGTGAAGGAAAGATCAGAATCTCGCCTCATTTTTACAATACAACCGGCGACATAGAAAGAGTTTGCGAAGCGATTAAACATATTATTTTATAA
- the dgt gene encoding dNTP triphosphohydrolase produces the protein MNNTFYNSFDTQCREDERKNDYRTPFEQDRDRIIHTASFRRLQAKTQVFLSGEYDFYRTRLTHSLEVAQIGRAICSYLQRKSPFFSDTFYIDSHLVEAICLSHDLGHPPFGHAGERTLHNVMRQYGGFEGNAQTLRLLTETVYSDKVSRKGMNPTRSFLDGVLKYKTFYGELNNPKNHFIYNEQKQFLDFVFEGVDITKEIEAGKTRDYFRSIECQIMDWSDDVAYSLNDVADGIHSGFITQQKIERWAESQKFDEDLQLSLKKLFDAMKEGRVERSLSSKIGKYIESCSVVETINVMSGKTNRYRFNLVIDEKAKKESQMFKQLSLDLVFLSPQLHQLEKKGDYLLKRIFDTFADNYLGKEKFELNLLPKYVEQNFSTASDTNHRARLLCDYIAGMTDGFAIRTYKRLFDPEFGSMVDLI, from the coding sequence ATGAACAACACATTTTACAATTCATTCGACACGCAATGCCGCGAAGATGAACGGAAGAACGACTATCGGACACCGTTTGAACAAGATCGGGATCGGATCATTCACACTGCTTCGTTTCGTAGACTGCAAGCAAAGACACAAGTATTTCTTTCCGGAGAATACGATTTTTACCGGACGCGGCTCACGCACTCATTAGAAGTTGCGCAGATTGGTAGAGCTATCTGTTCATACTTGCAGCGGAAGAGTCCATTCTTTTCTGATACATTTTATATCGATTCTCATCTTGTGGAAGCAATCTGTCTTTCTCACGATCTTGGCCATCCGCCGTTCGGACATGCGGGAGAACGGACACTGCACAACGTGATGAGACAATATGGAGGATTTGAAGGGAATGCACAAACGCTTCGGTTGCTTACGGAAACAGTTTATTCCGATAAAGTTTCGCGCAAGGGAATGAATCCTACTCGGTCATTTTTGGATGGCGTGTTGAAATATAAAACGTTCTACGGTGAATTGAACAATCCGAAAAATCACTTCATCTATAATGAGCAAAAACAGTTTCTCGATTTTGTTTTTGAAGGCGTTGATATCACAAAAGAAATTGAAGCAGGAAAGACAAGGGATTATTTTCGCAGCATTGAATGTCAGATTATGGACTGGTCGGACGACGTCGCCTATTCATTGAATGATGTTGCCGACGGGATTCATTCCGGATTTATCACACAGCAGAAGATTGAACGCTGGGCGGAATCACAGAAGTTCGACGAGGATCTGCAGTTGAGTTTGAAGAAACTGTTTGATGCTATGAAGGAGGGACGCGTTGAACGTTCGCTCTCCAGCAAAATCGGAAAATATATTGAATCGTGCAGCGTTGTGGAAACAATAAATGTGATGAGTGGAAAAACGAATCGGTACCGTTTTAATCTTGTGATCGATGAAAAAGCAAAAAAAGAATCGCAAATGTTCAAACAACTTTCGCTCGATCTGGTTTTTCTTTCCCCACAGCTTCACCAGTTGGAAAAAAAGGGGGATTACCTCTTAAAGAGAATCTTCGACACGTTTGCGGATAATTATCTTGGAAAAGAAAAATTTGAATTGAACCTGCTCCCAAAATATGTGGAGCAAAATTTCAGCACTGCATCGGACACCAACCACCGTGCTCGATTGCTCTGCGATTATATCGCCGGAATGACCGATGGTTTTGCTATTAGAACATACAAACGCTTATTCGATCCAGAGTTTGGTTCGATGGTAGATTTGATTTAA
- a CDS encoding alpha/beta hydrolase, whose product MSILLIIIFALLTFLLTCSALVFVIGPIMLLHPRRRGENFYLSKGLPISPSQLGLTFDDFRFTASDGESQLSAWFIAAEKPVGTIIYLHGVADNKMSDLLLAKVFHDNHFHVLIYDSRAHGESGGRYCTYGYHEKYDVQKAIDEVRKIGAEKKIVVGNIGVFGTSMGAAIALQAASIEPRIRAIVAEAAFATLRQITVDYQKRLMRLPWHFLRNISMKRSEVIAHFKHREVSPLAAVSKIHAPIFFIHGIEDKFIKYQYTQELYIAANEPKELWFVASARHSDVHDIGKKEYEDRIVKFFTKYLC is encoded by the coding sequence ATGAGTATTCTTCTTATTATCATCTTTGCTCTTCTGACGTTTTTGCTGACCTGTTCTGCTCTGGTCTTCGTGATCGGTCCGATTATGTTGCTGCATCCTAGAAGACGCGGTGAAAATTTTTATCTGAGCAAAGGATTACCGATCTCTCCGTCCCAACTTGGACTTACGTTCGATGATTTTCGATTTACGGCAAGCGATGGCGAATCTCAATTGAGTGCATGGTTTATTGCCGCAGAAAAACCTGTCGGAACAATTATTTACCTGCACGGCGTTGCAGATAATAAAATGAGCGATTTGTTGCTGGCAAAAGTATTCCACGACAATCATTTCCATGTCTTGATCTATGATTCACGAGCACACGGCGAAAGCGGAGGACGATATTGTACGTATGGCTATCATGAAAAATACGACGTGCAAAAAGCAATCGATGAAGTGAGGAAGATTGGTGCAGAGAAAAAAATTGTTGTGGGAAACATCGGTGTCTTTGGGACCTCCATGGGAGCGGCCATCGCATTACAAGCTGCAAGTATTGAACCACGCATTAGAGCGATTGTAGCCGAAGCAGCATTTGCAACGCTTCGTCAGATCACCGTTGACTATCAAAAGCGATTGATGCGTCTGCCGTGGCATTTTTTGCGCAACATTTCTATGAAGCGGAGCGAAGTGATCGCCCATTTTAAACACCGTGAGGTTTCTCCTCTAGCTGCAGTTTCCAAAATTCACGCACCGATCTTTTTTATTCACGGCATTGAAGACAAGTTTATCAAATATCAGTACACACAAGAATTATATATCGCTGCCAATGAGCCTAAAGAATTATGGTTCGTTGCGTCAGCAAGACACAGTGATGTGCATGATATCGGTAAAAAAGAGTATGAAGACCGCATTGTGAAATTCTTTACAAAATATCTTTGTTAA
- a CDS encoding DMT family transporter: MINPKNISALGWMLFSAFCFALMGAFTHSLKDTFDWRITGFARAFINFIFVLILAYLTKKPLMFFDVPSSLWWRSIVGSLSILCTFYVFANLPLAEATSLVNLVPIWMALIIAFVANQPIHRSVLISILCGIAGVYFIQQPHFDQGNFAIVVGIFQALFAAVAVYNLHRTKGLHPTTVVAHFTGVASVITFVVLIPSLPHLFEGEKYTLPVIGELLGIGLTGTAAQLAMTRAYMLGNPAQNSTVGLAQVAFATVFDVIIWDRSFSLETIIGILLITIPTTFFVARIQLRNRAQGV, from the coding sequence ATGATTAACCCCAAAAATATTTCTGCTCTTGGTTGGATGCTCTTCAGTGCGTTTTGCTTTGCGTTGATGGGAGCGTTTACACATTCACTGAAAGATACGTTCGACTGGCGCATAACCGGATTTGCACGCGCGTTTATCAATTTTATCTTCGTCCTCATCCTTGCCTATTTGACAAAAAAACCGTTAATGTTCTTCGATGTTCCCTCGTCGTTATGGTGGAGAAGTATTGTCGGCTCGCTCTCTATTCTTTGTACTTTCTACGTTTTTGCAAATCTTCCCCTGGCCGAAGCAACGTCTCTTGTGAACCTTGTTCCAATTTGGATGGCGCTCATTATTGCTTTTGTGGCGAATCAACCGATCCATCGTTCGGTGCTTATTTCTATCTTATGTGGAATCGCCGGTGTCTATTTTATTCAGCAGCCGCATTTCGATCAGGGAAACTTTGCTATTGTTGTGGGAATTTTTCAAGCACTGTTTGCAGCGGTTGCTGTTTATAATTTGCATCGCACAAAAGGACTTCATCCCACAACCGTTGTTGCACATTTTACCGGGGTCGCAAGCGTTATCACATTTGTTGTTTTGATTCCCTCGCTCCCTCATTTATTCGAAGGGGAGAAATATACCTTACCGGTGATTGGTGAATTGCTTGGGATCGGATTAACGGGAACAGCCGCACAGCTTGCTATGACGCGAGCGTATATGCTTGGAAATCCTGCACAAAATTCCACCGTCGGCTTGGCGCAGGTTGCATTTGCAACGGTGTTTGATGTTATAATTTGGGATCGATCATTCAGCCTTGAAACGATCATCGGCATTTTATTGATTACCATTCCAACCACATTTTTTGTCGCAAGAATTCAATTGCGGAACAGGGCGCAAGGAGTGTAG
- a CDS encoding M23 family metallopeptidase — protein MPSERDHHTSKENAFEIVVIPQGDTGSTKSFKASVLTIVLVCVGIVVLIASLTVATIVYTPAGLLLPMSEEQLQKRYGSDLFEVQKRLNRISSEVLVLREYNNKLRNALGQQKVPDDSTFDVGAVNSLLSENDKAVTNILETKQNVPVQSVPSTEITYRPALNVKNEATFRAEFPIIAPAVGYVSRRFESEKGHLGIDYAGKIGSLIVAAADGYVVFSGYTADDGHTLMVSHGGGYLTMYKHNQSVLKTVGEFVKRGEPVALLGNSGRTSFGPHLHFEVWNNGKAQNPNDYLIASEL, from the coding sequence ATGCCATCTGAGCGCGATCATCACACATCAAAGGAAAATGCGTTTGAAATTGTGGTGATTCCGCAGGGAGATACCGGTTCGACTAAATCCTTCAAAGCCTCTGTATTGACGATAGTGCTCGTGTGTGTAGGAATAGTTGTGTTGATCGCATCGCTGACGGTAGCGACGATCGTATATACACCCGCGGGATTGCTCCTTCCGATGTCGGAAGAACAGTTGCAGAAGCGTTATGGTTCTGATCTGTTCGAAGTTCAAAAGCGATTGAACAGAATTTCCAGCGAAGTTCTCGTTCTGCGCGAATATAATAACAAGTTACGCAATGCATTAGGTCAGCAAAAGGTACCCGATGACAGCACCTTTGATGTTGGTGCTGTCAATTCATTATTGTCGGAAAATGATAAAGCGGTTACGAACATTTTAGAGACAAAACAAAATGTTCCCGTTCAATCTGTTCCATCCACCGAAATAACGTATCGTCCTGCGCTCAATGTAAAAAACGAAGCGACATTTCGTGCGGAGTTTCCGATCATCGCTCCTGCCGTTGGATATGTTTCACGGAGATTCGAATCAGAAAAAGGACATTTGGGGATTGATTATGCGGGGAAGATCGGATCGTTGATCGTGGCTGCGGCGGATGGATATGTAGTATTTTCAGGATACACTGCCGATGATGGACATACTCTGATGGTTTCACACGGCGGCGGATATTTGACAATGTATAAACACAATCAAAGTGTTTTAAAGACAGTAGGGGAGTTTGTAAAACGGGGGGAACCAGTTGCACTGTTGGGAAATTCCGGGAGGACAAGTTTTGGTCCCCATTTGCATTTTGAAGTATGGAATAACGGCAAAGCACAAAACCCAAACGATTATTTGATTGCGAGCGAACTCTAA
- the rlmD gene encoding 23S rRNA (uracil(1939)-C(5))-methyltransferase RlmD: protein MEIKKDDIIEVTIESTGFEGKSVARIDGMVVFVDGAIAGDVVKAKVYKSKKKYAEAKLVELVTPSPQRTAARCKYFGVCGGCKWQHVEYATQLGYKQQHVADALERIGGFKGLQIEPIIGSDDIFYYRNKLEFSFSDKPWWTEKDIADLQVREGIENNFAVGFHVPQRWDKVLNIDECFLQSELSTGILNEVRAFALKNTIPAFSPDSETGYFRNLVIREGKNTGDVMVNVVSFEDSPEVMERLSAELQKQFPEITTIINNITKKKSQVAVGEYEKHYYGDGIIHDKLGKHLFQISANSFFQTNTKQAERLYSIAKDFAAFKPTDVVYDLYCGTGSIGIYISDFVQQVIGIELVESSIQNARKNAELNGITNCEFIAGDLKDLLTKDVEWRKRYAQPDVIIVDPPRNGMHPKAVEELGRMKVPTIVYVSCNPATLARDLQMLAKDGYKIEKVQPVDMFPHTYHIECVVKLVLA from the coding sequence ATGGAAATTAAAAAAGACGACATTATTGAAGTGACCATCGAATCGACAGGATTTGAAGGGAAGAGTGTTGCCCGCATTGATGGGATGGTCGTCTTTGTTGACGGCGCCATAGCCGGCGATGTGGTAAAAGCAAAAGTTTATAAATCCAAAAAGAAATATGCCGAAGCGAAGTTAGTCGAACTTGTCACTCCTTCTCCTCAACGGACTGCCGCCCGCTGCAAATATTTTGGCGTGTGCGGTGGCTGTAAGTGGCAGCATGTTGAATACGCGACACAGTTGGGATATAAGCAGCAGCATGTTGCCGATGCGCTTGAACGGATTGGTGGATTCAAAGGATTGCAGATTGAACCAATTATCGGTTCAGATGATATCTTCTACTATCGGAACAAATTGGAGTTTTCGTTCAGCGACAAACCGTGGTGGACCGAAAAGGATATTGCCGATCTACAGGTTCGCGAAGGTATTGAAAATAATTTTGCGGTTGGTTTTCATGTGCCTCAGCGTTGGGATAAAGTGTTGAACATCGACGAATGTTTTCTGCAATCTGAACTGAGCACTGGAATTTTGAATGAGGTTAGAGCGTTTGCATTGAAGAACACTATTCCCGCCTTTTCACCTGACTCTGAAACCGGATATTTCCGTAATCTTGTTATCCGTGAAGGGAAGAATACCGGCGATGTAATGGTAAACGTAGTTTCGTTTGAAGATTCCCCTGAAGTGATGGAACGACTCTCTGCCGAATTACAAAAACAATTCCCCGAGATTACTACCATCATCAACAATATAACGAAGAAAAAATCGCAAGTGGCGGTCGGTGAATATGAAAAACATTATTATGGCGATGGGATTATTCACGATAAACTGGGAAAACATCTGTTTCAGATTTCAGCGAATTCCTTTTTTCAGACAAATACAAAACAGGCGGAACGGCTTTATTCCATTGCAAAAGATTTTGCTGCATTCAAACCGACTGATGTTGTGTACGATCTCTATTGCGGAACAGGAAGTATCGGAATTTATATTTCCGATTTTGTCCAGCAGGTGATTGGGATTGAATTGGTAGAAAGTTCCATCCAAAATGCCCGAAAAAATGCCGAGTTAAACGGTATCACCAATTGCGAATTTATCGCCGGAGATTTGAAAGATTTATTGACAAAAGATGTCGAGTGGAGAAAACGATATGCACAACCCGACGTGATTATTGTCGACCCGCCCCGCAACGGTATGCATCCGAAAGCGGTGGAAGAATTGGGAAGAATGAAAGTGCCAACAATCGTCTACGTCAGCTGCAATCCCGCGACACTTGCTCGAGACTTACAAATGCTTGCCAAGGACGGATATAAGATTGAGAAAGTGCAGCCGGTGGATATGTTCCCACACACATATCATATAGAATGTGTGGTGAAATTAGTCTTGGCTTGA
- a CDS encoding ATP synthase F0 subunit C, which produces MESLGLGYLAAGIGAGVSIIGAGLGIGKLAAAAMEASGRQPEAAGQVRTSMLIAAALIEGATFFALAICIILATK; this is translated from the coding sequence ATGGAATCACTCGGTCTTGGATACTTAGCGGCAGGAATTGGTGCTGGCGTTTCTATCATCGGCGCAGGTCTCGGTATCGGTAAACTTGCAGCAGCAGCAATGGAAGCAAGCGGACGTCAACCCGAAGCAGCAGGTCAAGTTCGTACATCAATGTTGATCGCAGCAGCGCTCATCGAAGGTGCGACATTTTTCGCTTTGGCAATCTGCATTATTCTTGCAACAAAGTAA
- a CDS encoding D-TA family PLP-dependent enzyme translates to MGNEQWYNISNVESIDSPSLILYKERVKNNIRQCVRTVKDVSLLRPHVKTNKIAEVCRMMMEEGISKFKCATIAEAEMLGSIEAHDILLAYQPVGPKINRLLKIVKRYPNSQFSCLIDHVQAAEHISKIFHAFSSIINVYIDLNVGMNRTGITPANAEALINSLKKFPEIHVAGFHVYDGQINNPDPVVRKKRSDEGFAQVTELLNLVQEKYHQKMTIIAGGSTTFSAHAVREGVECSPGTFVFWDFGYKQMMPEAPFDYAVLILTRVISIVDDKTITVDLGYKSVSSENPQPRVHFLNAPDAVPAAHSEEHLVLEVPDSKRYSPGDVLYGVPRHICPTVALYERITVAEGNSIVGEWKIIARDKKLEF, encoded by the coding sequence ATGGGAAATGAACAATGGTATAACATTAGCAATGTCGAAAGTATTGATTCTCCATCGTTGATCTTATACAAAGAACGGGTCAAAAATAATATCCGGCAATGTGTCCGTACGGTGAAAGATGTTTCACTGCTTCGACCTCATGTGAAGACGAATAAAATTGCGGAAGTGTGCAGAATGATGATGGAGGAGGGGATCTCGAAATTCAAATGTGCCACTATTGCTGAAGCCGAAATGCTCGGCTCGATTGAAGCCCACGATATTCTTCTTGCCTATCAACCAGTCGGCCCTAAAATCAATCGTTTACTGAAGATTGTGAAGCGATATCCCAATTCTCAGTTTTCTTGTTTGATTGATCATGTTCAGGCAGCGGAACATATTTCAAAAATCTTTCACGCATTCTCTTCAATTATCAATGTGTATATTGATTTGAATGTTGGTATGAACCGTACGGGAATTACACCTGCAAATGCCGAAGCGCTAATCAATTCACTCAAGAAATTTCCAGAAATTCATGTCGCAGGATTTCATGTGTATGACGGACAGATTAATAATCCCGATCCGGTGGTGAGAAAAAAAAGAAGTGATGAAGGATTCGCGCAAGTGACCGAGCTTTTAAATCTGGTACAGGAAAAATATCATCAAAAAATGACGATCATTGCGGGAGGTTCGACAACTTTTTCTGCGCATGCTGTTAGGGAAGGTGTTGAATGCAGTCCCGGAACATTTGTTTTTTGGGATTTCGGATACAAACAGATGATGCCGGAAGCGCCGTTCGATTATGCAGTGTTGATCTTGACAAGAGTAATCTCCATTGTCGATGATAAAACAATTACGGTTGATCTTGGCTACAAATCTGTTTCATCGGAAAATCCACAGCCGCGGGTCCACTTTTTGAACGCTCCGGATGCTGTTCCGGCAGCACATAGCGAAGAACATTTAGTGTTGGAAGTTCCGGATTCCAAAAGGTATTCACCGGGCGATGTGTTATACGGAGTGCCAAGACATATTTGTCCGACTGTTGCGTTGTACGAACGCATTACTGTAGCCGAAGGAAATTCGATCGTCGGTGAGTGGAAAATTATTGCAAGGGATAAAAAATTAGAATTTTAA
- a CDS encoding polymer-forming cytoskeletal protein, producing MADNTSLKNLNLIGAGTTVEGKIRTQGSIRIDGKLTGEVHAAENLAIGVTGEVEGVVTGRSVTIGGKVKGNITSVDKLVLEGKAVVRGDVKASKLVIDEGAVFDGKVTMTEIRPTGQNY from the coding sequence ATGGCAGACAACACTTCGTTAAAAAATTTGAACCTCATCGGTGCAGGAACTACCGTTGAAGGAAAAATCCGGACCCAAGGAAGTATCCGTATAGACGGAAAATTGACCGGTGAAGTGCACGCGGCGGAAAATCTTGCCATTGGAGTGACAGGTGAAGTTGAAGGAGTTGTTACCGGACGAAGTGTTACCATCGGCGGCAAAGTGAAAGGGAATATCACATCGGTAGATAAATTAGTGCTGGAAGGAAAAGCGGTTGTGCGCGGCGATGTGAAAGCATCGAAGCTTGTTATTGATGAAGGGGCGGTGTTCGACGGGAAAGTGACGATGACGGAAATCCGTCCGACAGGACAGAATTACTAA
- the atpB gene encoding F0F1 ATP synthase subunit A: MFSWILLSEKKVHQAAVDTVHAVADSSAHAGGAVHGGDENLFTQLLHHIYDSREIEYPTFDLQHPISHLELPHFDLFGMDLSLTKHVVFLWLAAVLLVVTLTLVARKNLKNKVPKGFGNLIEVFVVFVRDEIVVPNMGKGGLKYLPYLLTNFFFILVMNLLGLIPFGASATGNVSVTAGLAIIAFFMIQISAIRAQGFGHYLAHLTGGVHWALWPIMIPIEVLGLFTKPFALCIRLFANMTGGHIVILALIGLIFVFKSLAVAPVSVVFALGIYMLELFVAFLQAYIFTMLTSLFMGLGMQTESHGHEH, translated from the coding sequence GTGTTTTCTTGGATCCTCTTATCAGAAAAAAAAGTTCATCAAGCAGCTGTTGACACTGTTCACGCAGTCGCAGATTCATCCGCCCACGCCGGTGGCGCAGTCCACGGTGGCGACGAAAATCTGTTTACTCAGTTGCTTCATCACATCTACGATTCCCGCGAGATAGAATATCCGACGTTTGATCTGCAACACCCGATCAGCCATCTGGAACTTCCGCATTTCGACCTGTTCGGCATGGACCTATCGCTGACGAAACATGTTGTGTTTTTATGGCTTGCAGCTGTACTTCTGGTGGTGACATTGACACTGGTCGCACGAAAAAATCTGAAGAACAAAGTCCCGAAAGGATTTGGCAACCTTATTGAAGTTTTTGTTGTCTTCGTCCGCGACGAGATCGTTGTGCCCAATATGGGCAAAGGGGGATTGAAGTATCTTCCATATCTACTCACAAATTTTTTCTTCATTTTGGTGATGAATCTGCTTGGGCTTATTCCGTTTGGCGCATCGGCAACAGGTAATGTCAGCGTAACTGCGGGATTAGCGATTATTGCATTTTTTATGATTCAGATTTCAGCGATCCGTGCGCAAGGTTTTGGTCACTATCTGGCGCATCTTACCGGCGGCGTCCATTGGGCATTGTGGCCGATCATGATACCAATTGAAGTGTTGGGTCTCTTTACAAAACCGTTTGCACTTTGCATTCGTCTTTTTGCCAATATGACCGGCGGGCACATTGTTATTCTTGCACTCATTGGATTGATTTTTGTCTTTAAGTCACTGGCGGTTGCACCGGTCTCGGTCGTTTTTGCGCTCGGAATTTACATGCTGGAATTATTCGTCGCATTCCTGCAAGCATACATTTTTACAATGCTGACGTCGCTGTTTATGGGACTTGGCATGCAGACGGAATCACACGGTCACGAACATTAA
- a CDS encoding glycosyltransferase, with the protein MKVALVHDWLTGMRGGEKCLEVLCELYPDAPIYTLLHNKGSMSPAIESKRIITSFIDQLPAKQKQYRKYLPLFPFAVAQFDFSEYDLIISTSHAVVKNARVRNGALHICYCFTPMRYVWDMYDQYFGKGKAGMVTRMAMMMIAPMLRWWDVKTSSNVTHFIAISEEVRKRIHRHYSRDAEMIYPPVDTEQFQLSSVQEDFYLIVSALVPYKRVDLAVEAFNENGKRLVIAGTGPESEKLRSVANPNIEFLGWQSDDELAQLYARCTALIFPGVEDFGIVPLEAQASGKPVVAFGRGGALETIVDGKTGLFFNQQTKDSLQDALQRISLIKFNPSDIRRHALQFSRSNFRQKIKQSIDEKVRQHLNRQ; encoded by the coding sequence ATGAAAGTTGCCTTAGTCCATGATTGGCTGACCGGAATGCGTGGGGGGGAAAAATGTCTTGAAGTGTTGTGCGAATTGTATCCTGATGCCCCGATTTATACGTTGCTCCATAATAAAGGATCAATGTCTCCGGCTATTGAATCAAAACGGATCATCACCTCGTTTATCGATCAACTTCCAGCGAAGCAGAAACAATACAGAAAATACCTTCCGCTGTTTCCATTTGCCGTTGCGCAATTTGATTTTTCGGAGTATGATCTTATCATTTCCACCAGTCATGCCGTTGTAAAAAACGCTCGTGTTAGAAACGGTGCGCTGCACATCTGTTATTGTTTTACACCGATGCGATACGTGTGGGATATGTATGATCAGTATTTCGGAAAAGGGAAAGCGGGAATGGTTACGCGAATGGCAATGATGATGATTGCCCCGATGCTTCGCTGGTGGGATGTGAAGACATCGTCAAACGTAACGCATTTTATTGCAATTTCCGAAGAAGTCCGTAAAAGAATTCACCGTCATTATTCCCGCGACGCCGAAATGATCTATCCACCGGTTGATACAGAACAATTTCAGCTTTCCTCAGTACAAGAAGATTTTTATTTAATTGTGAGCGCTCTTGTTCCATATAAACGTGTTGATCTTGCCGTGGAAGCATTTAATGAGAATGGAAAAAGATTGGTCATAGCCGGTACAGGTCCGGAAAGTGAAAAATTACGATCAGTTGCAAACCCAAACATCGAATTTCTCGGCTGGCAAAGCGATGATGAACTTGCTCAATTATATGCACGATGTACCGCGTTGATTTTTCCGGGAGTTGAAGATTTCGGTATTGTTCCATTGGAAGCACAGGCGAGCGGTAAACCTGTTGTTGCGTTCGGTCGGGGTGGAGCGTTGGAGACAATCGTTGATGGTAAAACGGGCCTCTTTTTTAATCAGCAAACGAAGGATTCGCTCCAAGATGCATTACAAAGAATTTCATTAATCAAATTTAATCCTTCCGATATCCGCCGCCACGCCCTTCAGTTTTCCCGCAGCAATTTCAGGCAGAAAATAAAGCAATCTATTGACGAAAAAGTACGGCAACATCTTAACAGACAATAA